The Acidimicrobiia bacterium genome includes a window with the following:
- a CDS encoding PHP domain-containing protein, translating into MEPVEALERIAHLLERAREKAYRPMAFRRAADAIRDVDPQTLRDLAEQGRLQSLPNVGDKTARVIEEALRGEVPAYLQKLEGEPGPDAGAGASILAAVRGDLHMHSDWSDGGSTIDAMMRTASALGHEYVALTDHSPRLNVARGLSADRLRAQLDVVDALNEELAPFRVLTGIEVDINEDGTLDQEEELLARLDVVVASVHSKLRMERDAMTERMVLAMANPHSDILGHCTGRIVVGRGRPESTFDEDLVFAACARYDKAVEINCRPERLDPPTRLMQRALELGCKFSLDTDAHATGQLEWQHYGADRAAACGVPVESIVNTWPLDDLLAWTASHETA; encoded by the coding sequence GTGGAGCCCGTCGAGGCGCTCGAGCGCATCGCGCACCTGCTCGAGCGCGCGCGCGAGAAGGCGTATCGGCCGATGGCGTTCCGGCGCGCCGCCGACGCCATCCGCGACGTCGACCCGCAGACGTTGCGCGACCTCGCGGAGCAGGGCCGTCTCCAGTCGCTCCCGAATGTCGGCGACAAGACGGCGCGCGTCATCGAGGAGGCGCTGCGCGGCGAGGTGCCCGCGTACCTGCAGAAGCTCGAGGGCGAGCCCGGTCCGGACGCGGGTGCGGGAGCGTCGATCCTCGCCGCGGTCCGCGGCGACCTGCACATGCACTCCGACTGGTCGGACGGCGGGTCGACGATCGACGCGATGATGCGCACGGCGTCCGCGCTCGGTCACGAGTACGTCGCGTTGACCGACCACTCCCCGCGCCTCAACGTTGCACGCGGTCTGTCTGCCGACCGGCTGCGCGCGCAGCTCGACGTGGTCGACGCGCTCAACGAGGAGCTCGCACCGTTTCGGGTCCTGACCGGCATCGAGGTCGACATCAACGAGGACGGGACGCTCGACCAGGAGGAGGAGCTCCTCGCGCGTCTGGACGTCGTCGTGGCGAGCGTGCACTCGAAGCTGCGCATGGAGCGCGACGCGATGACGGAGCGCATGGTGCTCGCGATGGCGAACCCGCACTCGGACATCCTCGGGCACTGCACCGGGCGGATCGTCGTCGGACGCGGGCGGCCCGAGTCGACCTTCGACGAGGACCTCGTGTTCGCGGCGTGCGCCCGGTACGACAAGGCGGTCGAGATCAACTGCCGTCCCGAGCGGCTGGATCCTCCGACCCGCCTCATGCAGCGCGCGCTCGAGCTCGGTTGCAAGTTCTCGCTCGACACCGACGCGCATGCAACCGGTCAGCTCGAGTGGCAGCACTACGGCGCCGACCGTGCGGCGGCGTGCGGCGTCCCCGTCGAGTCCATCGTGAACACCTGGCCGCTCGACGACCTGCTCGCGTGGACCGCGTCACACGAAACGGCCTGA
- a CDS encoding alkaline phosphatase family protein, translating to MTGALRRWVLAVAGAVVVCCLAVSPVSASTTHTRGAVPGTPTATPIKHLVSVMQENHTFDNYFGTYPGADGIPANACMPVDPTDKASKDCVKPFRIGKRPIQDLGSNHDAFLSAFDNGAMNGFVKAQSTQGVPIDLAMGHYDDRDIPYYWNVADQYVLFDKFFTSTGGGSVWNHMFWVAGTPGDTTRETVPEKGYAPTIQTIFDRLEAKGVSWKFYVQNYDPKINYKATTQTAHGAQVARVPLLAMARFVDDPKLASHIVPLEQYYSDLENGTLPAVSYIVPSGNSEHPPGSVQAGQGFVRTIVNSLQRSTAWSSSALLLTYDSWGGWYDHVAPPAGYGLRTPALLVSAYARKGVVDHTQLDFTSILRFIERNWNVAPLAQRDAKANDFSAAFDFAAAPRVASLVPSVRHPATEPAPTRGVIYFAYGGGLALAVALVVFAAVRGGRRRAAETLS from the coding sequence GTGACGGGCGCGCTGCGCCGTTGGGTGCTCGCGGTCGCGGGAGCGGTCGTCGTCTGCTGTCTCGCCGTCTCGCCGGTGTCCGCGTCCACGACGCACACCCGCGGCGCCGTCCCCGGCACGCCCACGGCGACGCCGATCAAGCACCTCGTCAGCGTCATGCAGGAGAACCACACGTTCGACAACTACTTCGGGACGTATCCGGGCGCGGACGGCATCCCGGCGAACGCGTGCATGCCGGTGGACCCGACCGACAAGGCGTCGAAGGACTGCGTGAAGCCCTTCCGGATCGGCAAGCGACCGATCCAGGACCTCGGCAGCAACCACGACGCGTTCCTCAGCGCGTTCGACAATGGTGCGATGAACGGGTTCGTGAAGGCGCAGAGCACGCAGGGCGTGCCGATCGACCTCGCGATGGGCCACTACGACGACCGCGACATCCCGTACTACTGGAACGTCGCCGACCAGTACGTGCTGTTCGACAAGTTCTTCACGTCGACGGGCGGCGGCAGCGTGTGGAACCACATGTTCTGGGTCGCGGGTACGCCGGGCGACACGACGCGCGAGACCGTCCCCGAGAAGGGCTACGCACCGACCATCCAGACGATCTTCGACCGCCTGGAGGCCAAGGGTGTGTCGTGGAAGTTCTACGTGCAGAACTACGACCCGAAGATCAACTACAAGGCGACGACGCAGACCGCGCACGGGGCGCAGGTGGCGCGCGTCCCGCTGCTCGCGATGGCGCGCTTCGTCGACGACCCGAAGCTCGCGAGCCACATCGTCCCGCTCGAGCAGTACTACAGCGACCTCGAGAACGGCACGTTGCCCGCCGTCTCGTACATCGTGCCCTCGGGCAACAGCGAGCACCCGCCCGGCAGCGTCCAAGCGGGGCAGGGCTTCGTGCGCACCATCGTCAACTCGCTGCAGCGCAGCACGGCATGGTCCTCGAGCGCGTTGCTGCTGACCTACGACAGCTGGGGCGGTTGGTACGACCACGTGGCGCCGCCCGCCGGGTACGGCCTCCGCACGCCGGCGCTCCTCGTGAGCGCGTACGCACGCAAGGGCGTCGTCGACCACACCCAACTCGACTTCACGTCGATCCTGCGCTTCATCGAGCGCAACTGGAACGTCGCGCCGCTCGCCCAGCGTGACGCCAAGGCGAACGACTTCAGCGCGGCGTTCGACTTCGCCGCTGCTCCTCGGGTCGCGTCGCTCGTCCCGTCGGTCCGTCATCCCGCGACGGAACCGGCTCCGACCCGGGGCGTCATCTACTTCGCGTACGGAGGCGGGCTCGCCCTCGCCGTCGCGCTCGTCGTGTTCGCGGCGGTGCGCGGTGGGCGTCGCCGCGCGGCGGAGACGCTGTCGTGA
- a CDS encoding glycosyltransferase: protein MWTGAERVPAFSLSVIVPTRNEADNIEALVDRVAAALAGIPAEVIFVDDSDDDTPAVVEDVVRSREGERDLVVSLLHRPIGTRDGGLGGAVVAGLRLARAPWVCVMDADLQHPPETIRRMLAAADAEDATLVVASRYREGGDATGLAGGTRTALSIAASAAAKAAFPRVLRSVTDPMSGFFLFRRDAVDPNALRPQGFKILMEIAVRTPDLRVAEVPYTFAERHAGESKANSREGMSYLRHLGRLRADLAKQRWEDRREQRGASHRYDIHGIITVEADARLPELEAFRVRELSGPPTIRVRIGKLPERAPAPTRRDPFRRHLRYEEKLGNNGFAADITIGERVEILATPLLRRSPHVLYTNLVEPILRWSFVARGYALAHGACVVQGGDAFMITARTDTGKTTTMLKLLDAKPYDFVADDLTIVCPDGSVLPYPKPLTISNHTVAAVSTPLLNWRERLTLPLQSRLHSRSGRKFAFFLTRTGLPVATVNTVVQLLVPPPKYPVQRLVPGVRVAEPAKLAALFVIQRSKDGFEWLDEDDALEILLGNCEDAYGFPPYHSIEDFLLASTGDNLRAVERQIIAGALEGRPAALLSSTTLDWATRIPHLIDQVQDERSVAIDAEERPEAPVLAAANGTDGTAHASTTSEGVATIVPVEAQE, encoded by the coding sequence GTGTGGACGGGGGCCGAGCGGGTCCCCGCGTTCTCGTTGTCCGTCATCGTGCCCACACGCAACGAGGCCGACAACATCGAGGCCCTCGTCGACCGGGTGGCGGCGGCCCTCGCCGGCATCCCCGCCGAGGTGATCTTCGTCGACGACAGCGACGACGACACGCCCGCCGTGGTGGAGGACGTCGTTCGCAGCCGGGAGGGCGAACGCGATCTCGTCGTGTCGCTGCTGCACCGTCCGATCGGGACGCGTGACGGCGGCCTCGGCGGCGCGGTCGTCGCGGGGCTGCGTCTCGCCCGGGCGCCGTGGGTCTGCGTGATGGACGCCGACCTCCAGCACCCGCCCGAGACGATCCGCCGGATGCTGGCGGCGGCCGACGCCGAGGACGCGACCCTCGTCGTCGCGAGCCGCTACCGCGAGGGCGGCGACGCGACCGGGCTGGCCGGGGGCACACGCACCGCGCTCTCGATCGCCGCGTCCGCGGCAGCGAAGGCCGCGTTCCCGCGCGTCCTGCGCTCCGTCACCGACCCGATGAGCGGGTTCTTCCTGTTCCGTCGGGACGCCGTCGACCCGAACGCTCTGCGTCCGCAGGGGTTCAAGATCCTGATGGAGATCGCCGTGCGCACTCCCGACCTGCGTGTCGCCGAGGTTCCGTACACGTTCGCCGAGCGTCACGCGGGTGAGAGCAAGGCGAACAGCCGCGAGGGCATGTCCTACCTTCGCCACCTCGGTCGGCTCCGCGCCGATCTGGCGAAGCAGCGGTGGGAGGACCGTCGCGAGCAGCGCGGCGCGTCGCACCGCTACGACATCCACGGCATCATCACCGTCGAGGCCGACGCGCGCCTGCCCGAGCTCGAGGCGTTCCGCGTGCGCGAGCTGAGCGGGCCGCCGACGATCCGTGTCCGCATCGGCAAGCTTCCCGAGCGCGCGCCGGCACCGACGCGGCGCGACCCGTTCCGCCGTCACCTCCGCTACGAGGAGAAGCTCGGGAACAACGGCTTCGCGGCGGACATCACGATCGGCGAGCGCGTCGAGATCCTTGCCACACCGCTGCTGCGCCGTTCGCCGCACGTGCTCTACACGAACCTGGTGGAGCCGATCCTGCGGTGGAGCTTCGTCGCACGCGGCTACGCGCTCGCGCACGGCGCGTGCGTCGTGCAGGGTGGCGACGCGTTCATGATCACGGCGCGCACCGACACCGGCAAGACGACGACGATGCTGAAGCTGCTCGACGCGAAGCCGTACGACTTCGTCGCCGACGACCTCACGATCGTCTGCCCGGACGGCAGCGTCCTCCCGTACCCGAAGCCGTTGACCATCAGCAACCACACGGTCGCGGCCGTCAGCACGCCGCTGCTCAACTGGCGCGAGCGTCTCACGCTCCCGCTCCAGAGCCGGCTGCACTCGCGCTCGGGCCGGAAGTTCGCGTTCTTCCTGACGCGTACGGGTCTGCCCGTCGCGACGGTCAACACCGTCGTCCAGCTGCTCGTCCCGCCGCCGAAGTACCCGGTGCAGCGGCTGGTGCCCGGCGTCCGGGTCGCGGAGCCCGCGAAGCTCGCGGCGCTGTTCGTGATCCAGCGCTCGAAGGACGGCTTCGAGTGGCTCGACGAGGACGACGCGCTCGAGATCCTGCTCGGCAACTGCGAGGACGCGTACGGGTTCCCGCCCTACCACTCGATCGAGGACTTCCTCCTCGCGTCGACGGGCGACAACCTGCGTGCCGTCGAGCGCCAGATCATCGCGGGCGCGCTCGAGGGTCGTCCCGCGGCCCTGCTGTCGAGCACGACGCTGGACTGGGCGACGCGCATCCCGCACCTGATCGACCAGGTGCAGGACGAGCGCTCGGTGGCGATCGACGCCGAGGAGCGCCCGGAGGCGCCGGTCCTCGCCGCCGCGAACGGCACCGACGGAACAGCGCACGCGAGCACCACGAGCGAGGGCGTCGCCACGATCGTCCCGGTCGAGGCCCAGGAGTGA
- a CDS encoding GtrA family protein — translation MPGTSTLETPARTLPAPLALVARRWPRLWAMVYRFTRFGLVGVTGIFVNEAAVWAFLVMGLPGLGAVVAATQVSSLWNFILIERWAFKHKQHDGRSLGYRAAMFFGLNNLVTLVLQAPMIIALEAVGIDVLWGNLISLLILSVARFVFSDAVIWASGGSRRVEAIDASEDPATRVLYVAGDVAIEDLAGTVVGDRQIVDLTEEVTVRDADGGLRGRGSHRRFPVLGSLHVR, via the coding sequence GTGCCCGGCACGAGCACACTCGAGACCCCAGCGCGGACGCTCCCGGCGCCGCTCGCGCTCGTCGCGCGCCGGTGGCCGCGCCTGTGGGCGATGGTCTACCGCTTCACGCGCTTCGGTCTCGTCGGCGTCACCGGGATCTTCGTCAACGAGGCCGCCGTGTGGGCGTTCCTCGTGATGGGCCTCCCCGGGCTCGGCGCGGTCGTCGCGGCGACGCAGGTCTCGTCGCTGTGGAACTTCATCCTGATCGAGCGGTGGGCGTTCAAGCACAAGCAGCACGACGGCCGGAGCCTCGGGTACCGCGCCGCGATGTTCTTCGGGCTGAACAACCTCGTCACGCTCGTCCTGCAGGCGCCGATGATCATCGCCCTCGAGGCGGTCGGGATCGACGTGCTGTGGGGCAACCTGATCTCGTTGCTGATCCTGTCGGTCGCGCGGTTCGTGTTCTCGGACGCGGTGATCTGGGCGTCGGGCGGGTCGCGTCGCGTCGAGGCGATCGACGCGAGCGAGGACCCGGCCACCCGCGTGCTCTACGTGGCCGGTGACGTCGCGATCGAGGACCTCGCCGGCACCGTGGTCGGCGATCGCCAGATCGTCGACCTGACGGAGGAGGTGACGGTGCGCGACGCGGACGGGGGGCTCCGCGGACGTGGCAGTCACCGCAGGTTTCCCGTTCTCGGCAGCCTCCATGTCCGCTAG
- a CDS encoding glycosyltransferase family 39 protein — MSASRVDTLGIARQRELDDPVVVDDPVVATRVDDGTERPRIPAWVWVAAILAVATVVRVWQLNRVGFNSDETVYAGQAASIAGNVTLQKFFPIYRAHPLLFQTILSVVYRVTTSDFVARLLSVAFGVATVYVTYLLGRLLYGRRAGLIAAALLAVMPYHVVVSRQVLLDGPMVFFSTLTLYLLAKYAVTQRSAWLCATGAGLGLTFLSKETGFVFIAAVYAFLALAPRLKVRIRDLAVSGAVLVLVMLPYPVSLYFGKSSKTGKNFFAWQLLRRPNHGAFFYLSTVPAALGFIVLAAAIAGLLIMRRERSWRETLLLSWILVPVAFFALWPVKGFQYLLPIAPAVAILAARAFARLPADPRRRFGRTSIPAVAVTAVVGIAVALSLVLPTVQRITPSKSGTFLAGSGGVAGGREAGRWVGAHVPENAQLLALGPSMANIIEFYGDRKTYGLSVSTNPLHRNPVYEALSNPDLQIRRGDLQYLVWDSYSANRSPHFAGKLLQFAEKYHGRVVHTESVAVTSNGQKTNKRVIVIYEVRP; from the coding sequence ATGTCCGCTAGCCGCGTCGACACCCTCGGCATCGCGAGGCAGCGGGAGCTCGACGACCCGGTCGTCGTCGACGATCCCGTCGTCGCGACGCGTGTCGACGACGGCACCGAGCGCCCGCGCATCCCGGCCTGGGTGTGGGTCGCCGCCATCCTCGCGGTGGCGACCGTCGTGCGCGTCTGGCAGCTGAACCGGGTCGGCTTCAACAGCGACGAGACCGTCTACGCGGGGCAGGCCGCGTCGATCGCCGGCAACGTCACGCTGCAGAAGTTCTTCCCGATCTACCGCGCCCACCCGCTGCTGTTCCAGACGATCCTCTCGGTCGTCTACCGCGTCACGACGAGCGACTTCGTCGCCCGGCTGCTGTCGGTCGCGTTCGGCGTCGCGACCGTCTACGTCACGTACCTGTTGGGCCGGTTGCTCTACGGCCGGCGCGCGGGTCTGATCGCCGCCGCGCTGCTCGCCGTCATGCCGTACCACGTCGTCGTGAGCCGCCAGGTGCTGCTCGACGGCCCGATGGTCTTCTTCTCGACGCTGACGCTGTACCTGCTGGCGAAGTACGCGGTGACGCAGCGTTCGGCGTGGCTGTGCGCGACGGGCGCGGGGCTGGGCCTGACGTTCCTGTCGAAGGAGACCGGCTTCGTCTTCATTGCCGCGGTCTACGCGTTCCTCGCGCTCGCGCCGAGGCTGAAGGTACGGATCCGCGACCTCGCCGTCTCCGGTGCCGTGCTCGTGCTCGTCATGCTGCCGTACCCGGTGTCGCTGTACTTCGGGAAGTCGTCGAAGACGGGCAAGAACTTCTTCGCCTGGCAGCTGCTCCGCCGGCCGAACCACGGCGCGTTCTTCTACCTCTCGACGGTCCCGGCCGCGCTCGGCTTCATCGTGCTCGCCGCCGCGATCGCGGGCCTGCTCATCATGCGGCGCGAGCGCAGCTGGCGCGAGACGTTGCTGCTCTCGTGGATCCTCGTGCCGGTCGCGTTCTTCGCGCTCTGGCCGGTGAAGGGCTTCCAGTACCTGCTGCCGATCGCGCCGGCGGTCGCGATCCTCGCCGCGCGCGCGTTCGCGCGGCTCCCCGCCGATCCGCGCCGGCGCTTCGGCCGGACCTCGATCCCCGCGGTGGCGGTGACCGCGGTCGTCGGCATCGCGGTCGCGCTCAGCCTCGTCCTCCCGACCGTGCAGCGGATCACGCCGTCGAAGTCGGGCACCTTCCTCGCCGGGTCCGGTGGTGTGGCCGGCGGTCGCGAGGCCGGTCGGTGGGTCGGCGCGCACGTGCCCGAGAACGCCCAGCTGCTCGCGCTCGGCCCGTCGATGGCGAACATCATCGAGTTCTACGGCGACCGGAAGACCTACGGCCTGTCGGTCAGCACGAACCCGCTGCACCGCAACCCCGTCTACGAGGCGCTGTCGAACCCCGACCTCCAGATCCGCCGCGGCGACCTGCAGTACCTCGTGTGGGACTCGTACTCCGCGAACCGCTCGCCGCACTTCGCCGGCAAGCTGCTCCAGTTCGCCGAGAAGTACCACGGCCGCGTCGTGCACACCGAGAGCGTCGCCGTCACCTCGAACGGTCAGAAGACGAACAAGCGCGTCATCGTGATCTACGAGGTGCGGCCGTGA
- a CDS encoding universal stress protein codes for MKVLIATDGSELAVHAARRAVELLGSPAEVVVLSVVGDVPGDEAGGFEGPVESPEEQEQTWRQEQSDADGAVAATVTALGSSGANVVRRVEVGDPGGVICVVAEEVGADVVVVGSHGRNVLARVFLGSVSEHVLHHAPCPVLVVRRGAEGGADGSDAR; via the coding sequence GTGAAGGTCCTCATCGCGACCGACGGCTCGGAGCTCGCGGTCCACGCCGCGCGCCGCGCGGTCGAGCTCCTCGGCTCGCCCGCCGAGGTCGTCGTGCTGTCCGTGGTCGGCGACGTCCCGGGCGACGAGGCCGGCGGCTTCGAGGGCCCGGTCGAGAGCCCCGAGGAGCAGGAGCAGACGTGGCGGCAGGAGCAGTCCGACGCCGACGGCGCGGTCGCCGCGACCGTCACCGCGCTCGGCTCCTCGGGCGCGAACGTCGTCCGCCGCGTGGAGGTCGGTGACCCGGGCGGCGTGATCTGCGTGGTCGCCGAGGAGGTCGGCGCCGACGTCGTCGTCGTCGGCTCGCACGGCAGGAACGTGCTCGCGCGGGTGTTCCTCGGCTCGGTCAGCGAGCACGTCCTGCACCACGCGCCGTGCCCCGTGCTCGTCGTCCGCCGGGGCGCCGAGGGCGGCGCCGACGGGTCTGACGCGCGCTAG
- a CDS encoding ureidoglycolate lyase has protein sequence MSDGETIALDPERVTVESWAPFGELPVDETEPDDPLHLEFRLADPHLNFIFHSFDEIEHTPAGVVCDHLNRHDTATQALMPMNCDAVLVVAPASVDFSAPEHARTIRAFHLPRYAICNLAIGTWHWGPFPVAPGRVRLLNLQGKGFPDDNAVAHLTRDLGIRVEVRL, from the coding sequence GTGAGCGACGGCGAGACGATCGCACTCGATCCCGAGCGTGTCACCGTGGAGTCCTGGGCGCCCTTCGGCGAGTTGCCCGTCGACGAGACCGAGCCGGACGACCCGCTGCACCTCGAGTTCCGGCTCGCCGATCCGCACCTCAACTTCATCTTCCACTCGTTCGACGAGATCGAGCACACGCCTGCCGGCGTCGTGTGCGATCACCTGAACCGCCACGACACCGCGACCCAGGCGCTCATGCCGATGAACTGCGACGCCGTGCTCGTCGTCGCGCCCGCGTCCGTCGACTTCTCGGCGCCCGAGCACGCACGGACGATCCGGGCGTTCCACCTTCCCCGCTACGCGATCTGCAACCTCGCGATCGGCACGTGGCACTGGGGCCCGTTCCCGGTCGCACCGGGCCGCGTGCGCCTGCTCAACCTGCAGGGGAAGGGGTTCCCCGACGACAACGCGGTCGCCCACCTCACCCGTGATCTCGGCATCCGGGTGGAGGTTCGGCTCTGA
- a CDS encoding RraA family protein has translation MPSPDRTADALLALGAATLGESGACAMRDRIRAAWSGARVAAPAYPVRCSTGDNLAVHVAVTRAPAGSVLVVDVGELRELGYWGEVLTTAAEARGLAGLVIDGGVRDVAALRAHAFPVFSTTIALRGATKSRPGTIGAPVRVGDATVEAGDWVVGDEDGVVVIPGPALDDVLAAARARAEKEDGFFTALRSGATTVELLGLDPAPIEGARARPVEGA, from the coding sequence ATGCCGAGCCCGGACCGAACCGCCGACGCGTTGCTCGCGCTCGGCGCGGCGACGTTGGGCGAGTCAGGTGCGTGCGCGATGCGCGACCGCATCCGCGCGGCATGGTCGGGCGCGCGTGTCGCGGCGCCCGCGTACCCCGTGCGGTGCAGCACCGGCGACAACCTCGCCGTGCACGTCGCCGTGACTCGCGCACCGGCGGGTTCCGTCCTCGTCGTCGACGTCGGTGAGCTGCGCGAGCTGGGCTACTGGGGCGAGGTGCTGACGACCGCGGCCGAGGCGCGCGGGCTCGCAGGCCTCGTCATCGACGGTGGCGTTCGCGACGTCGCCGCGCTCCGCGCACACGCGTTCCCGGTCTTCTCGACGACGATCGCCCTGCGCGGCGCGACCAAGTCGCGGCCCGGCACGATTGGCGCGCCGGTCCGCGTGGGCGACGCGACCGTCGAAGCAGGCGACTGGGTCGTCGGCGACGAGGACGGCGTCGTCGTTATCCCGGGACCCGCGCTCGACGACGTCCTCGCCGCGGCGCGCGCACGCGCCGAGAAGGAGGACGGCTTCTTCACGGCGCTGCGGTCCGGTGCGACGACCGTCGAGCTGCTCGGTCTCGACCCGGCACCGATCGAGGGCGCACGAGCCCGGCCGGTGGAGGGCGCGTGA
- a CDS encoding cupin domain-containing protein, with the protein MDVRSIEDVAPVVEHNGTVPVWWLVNPREMKDVTDGGFLELVSEFEVAGGGMVDPHQHPTHEFYYVTSGRGIMTIADEEREIAQGDLVHIPPDTVHSLRPVSDHAPIHCFCFAVGVRDSGPVDYTTH; encoded by the coding sequence ATGGACGTGCGGTCGATCGAGGACGTCGCCCCGGTCGTGGAGCACAACGGGACCGTGCCCGTGTGGTGGCTCGTGAACCCGCGCGAGATGAAGGACGTCACCGACGGCGGGTTCCTGGAGCTCGTCAGCGAGTTCGAGGTCGCGGGCGGCGGGATGGTCGACCCGCACCAGCACCCGACCCACGAGTTCTATTACGTGACCTCCGGGCGCGGGATCATGACCATCGCCGACGAGGAACGCGAGATCGCGCAGGGCGACCTCGTCCACATCCCGCCCGACACCGTGCACAGTCTCCGGCCCGTCAGCGACCACGCGCCGATCCACTGCTTCTGCTTCGCGGTCGGCGTCCGCGACTCGGGTCCCGTCGACTACACGACGCACTGA
- a CDS encoding D-glycerate dehydrogenase: MARVLVTRRLPAGGLDPLDRPDVELVTRDDDVPYTHDELVALAGDVDAIVCLLTDRVDAEVLRAGAPRLRAVANVAVGYDNVDVTTATELGVIVCNTPGVLDETTADVAFLLVLAASRLASEAEADLRAGRWPGWGINQYLGRDVHGATLGIVGYGRIGQAVARRAAGFGMQVLHHARNDVGEPGYVPELDTLLAESDVVSLHVPLTPETRHLIGARELARMKDTAVLVNTARGPVVDEEALADALERGTIFAAGIDVFEHEPTVHPRLLAAPRAVLLPHIGSASFATRTRMARMAAAAVVSVLAGERPANAVNR; the protein is encoded by the coding sequence GTGGCCCGCGTTCTCGTCACCCGCCGACTCCCCGCGGGCGGGCTCGACCCGCTCGACCGTCCCGACGTCGAGCTCGTCACACGCGACGACGACGTCCCGTACACGCACGACGAGCTCGTCGCGCTCGCGGGCGACGTCGACGCGATCGTCTGCCTGCTGACCGACCGGGTCGACGCCGAGGTGCTGCGCGCGGGAGCACCCCGGCTGCGCGCTGTCGCGAACGTCGCCGTGGGATACGACAACGTCGACGTCACGACGGCGACCGAGCTCGGCGTGATCGTGTGCAACACGCCCGGCGTGCTCGACGAGACGACCGCCGACGTCGCGTTCCTCCTCGTCCTGGCGGCGTCGCGGCTCGCGTCCGAGGCGGAGGCCGACCTGCGTGCCGGACGCTGGCCGGGTTGGGGCATCAACCAGTACCTCGGTCGTGACGTCCACGGCGCGACCCTTGGGATCGTCGGGTACGGGCGCATCGGGCAGGCCGTCGCGCGACGCGCCGCGGGTTTCGGGATGCAGGTCCTGCACCACGCGCGCAACGACGTCGGCGAGCCCGGCTACGTGCCGGAGCTGGATACGCTCCTCGCCGAGTCCGACGTCGTGAGCCTGCACGTGCCGCTCACCCCGGAGACTCGCCACCTCATCGGTGCGCGCGAGCTCGCGCGCATGAAGGACACCGCGGTGCTCGTCAACACCGCGCGCGGGCCGGTCGTCGACGAGGAGGCCCTCGCGGACGCGCTCGAGCGGGGGACGATCTTCGCCGCCGGCATCGACGTGTTCGAGCACGAGCCGACCGTCCATCCGCGACTCCTCGCCGCGCCGCGCGCCGTGCTGCTCCCGCACATCGGGAGCGCGTCCTTCGCGACGCGCACGCGCATGGCCCGCATGGCGGCGGCTGCGGTGGTGTCGGTGCTCGCCGGCGAGCGACCCGCGAACGCGGTCAACCGCTAG